One part of the Sorangiineae bacterium MSr11954 genome encodes these proteins:
- a CDS encoding DUF1801 domain-containing protein, with amino-acid sequence MPSKAKPKTAKRPSRTANAKPAVTKGARAPAAKKGAKTKAPPAGAKPVLLSGGNPRIAKDEGDAPVQAYIAAMPGWKRGLGRRLDALIVRTVPRVRKAVRWNSPFYGIEGQGWFLTFHCFAQYVKVTFLRGRSLLPRPPVASKHPNVRYFHIHEDDSLDEELLANWIQQASELPGDPLF; translated from the coding sequence ATGCCCAGCAAAGCCAAGCCCAAAACGGCCAAGCGCCCATCGCGCACCGCCAACGCGAAGCCCGCCGTGACCAAAGGCGCACGCGCGCCGGCGGCCAAGAAGGGAGCCAAGACCAAAGCTCCCCCGGCAGGCGCCAAGCCGGTGCTCCTCTCGGGCGGCAATCCTCGAATCGCAAAGGACGAGGGCGATGCGCCCGTGCAGGCCTACATCGCGGCCATGCCCGGCTGGAAGCGCGGCCTCGGGCGCCGCCTCGACGCGCTCATCGTGCGCACGGTGCCCCGCGTGCGCAAGGCCGTAAGGTGGAACTCGCCCTTCTATGGAATCGAGGGCCAGGGCTGGTTCCTCACCTTCCATTGCTTTGCGCAATACGTCAAAGTGACCTTTCTGCGCGGCCGGTCGCTGCTTCCCCGACCCCCGGTGGCGTCCAAGCATCCGAACGTGCGCTACTTTCATATCCACGAGGACGATTCGCTCGACGAGGAGCTCCTGGCCAATTGGATCCAACAGGCATCGGAGCTGCCCGGCGATCCGCTCTTTTGA
- a CDS encoding chemotaxis protein CheW: MPDLVVHQQDKEREERAVLHVLFKVFDAEYALPVDTVLQMESFQGATPVPGAPEFVTGIIQIRGRVIPVVDLRIRFGFPPAPLTLDSRVVLGRHGERAVALLVDSAREVLTIPASVLKPPHKLLEGDRGGFVSAVAQLGSRLVMVLDFAKVIGEESLDVV; the protein is encoded by the coding sequence ATGCCGGACCTCGTGGTTCACCAGCAGGATAAAGAACGAGAAGAGCGGGCGGTCCTGCACGTGCTCTTCAAAGTCTTCGACGCCGAGTACGCGCTGCCGGTCGACACCGTGCTGCAGATGGAGTCCTTTCAAGGCGCTACCCCCGTGCCGGGCGCCCCCGAGTTCGTGACCGGCATCATTCAAATCCGCGGCCGCGTCATTCCGGTGGTCGATTTGCGAATCCGCTTCGGCTTTCCGCCCGCGCCGCTCACCCTCGACAGCCGGGTCGTCCTCGGCCGCCACGGGGAGCGCGCGGTGGCGCTTCTGGTGGACAGCGCGCGCGAGGTGCTGACCATCCCCGCGTCGGTGCTGAAGCCACCGCACAAGCTGCTCGAGGGCGATCGGGGCGGGTTCGTGAGCGCGGTCGCGCAGCTGGGATCGCGCCTCGTCATGGTCCTCGATTTTGCCAAGGTCATAGGAGAGGAGTCGCTCGATGTCGTCTAA
- a CDS encoding response regulator yields MTGERSYDSSLYGERGSVWILEDSPLEAEMARRALATAHTVDVFVDGSTVLERIANAGPPDVLVVDWQLPGLSGLDVCKFLRETYDEIVLPILLMTTYGRKGDVIEGLAAGANDYLSKPYDPGELIARTSTLVRTSRLNQAQARRSRQLTMAAEVGVALTRARSMSAAASQCVEAISNQLDGASTWIFLCEDDRLKEYARAGKDAFAAPIDLIRDGLARKIVDSKERIFLVQAADAELAVGGSFAGYPLLIDNHVLGALAVLTASHLHADSLEALSSMADIVTLGLDRVRAEQERAILFDRELAARSEVERANLTKDQFLATVSHELRTPLNAIAGWVHLLRTGELSTPEVEHALETIERNTRAQTQLVDDLLDVSRIVSGNLRLQLSPVNLVSVIDMAKDAVAPAAEKKDIVLATSLDPDAGPVQGDADRLQQVVWNLLTNAVKFTPPKGRVEVSLRGEASWVKIRVKDTGIGIDEGFLPHVFERFRQAEGTLARKQGGLGLGLTIVRHLTELHGGTIAVTSKGEGQGTEFIVSLPVSEQAGRRSISKPRLPSERPSHPTHLAGLNVLVVDDDPIARDLMTTLLRHWKVEVTSASSAQEAIDLLRALQPDVLISDIGMPGEDGLSLIRRVRALPVEQGGSTPAVAVTAYARSEDRKMALMAGYNMHVPKPIDAGELVLVVANLAGRSHRGPLG; encoded by the coding sequence ATGACGGGAGAACGTTCATACGATTCATCGCTCTATGGTGAACGCGGATCCGTCTGGATCCTGGAGGACAGTCCGCTCGAGGCGGAAATGGCCCGCCGCGCCCTCGCCACGGCCCACACGGTGGACGTGTTCGTCGATGGATCGACCGTCCTCGAGCGGATCGCCAACGCGGGCCCGCCCGATGTCTTGGTCGTCGATTGGCAGCTCCCCGGGCTCTCGGGGCTCGACGTGTGCAAATTTCTTCGCGAGACCTATGACGAGATTGTCCTGCCGATCCTCTTGATGACGACCTACGGTCGCAAGGGCGACGTCATCGAGGGGCTGGCCGCCGGCGCCAATGACTATTTGAGCAAGCCCTACGATCCGGGCGAGCTGATCGCGCGCACCAGCACCTTGGTTCGCACCAGCCGGCTGAATCAGGCGCAGGCGCGCCGCTCGCGTCAATTGACGATGGCCGCCGAAGTCGGCGTCGCCCTGACCCGGGCGCGCAGCATGAGCGCCGCGGCCTCGCAATGCGTCGAGGCCATCTCCAACCAGCTCGACGGCGCCAGCACCTGGATTTTCTTGTGCGAGGACGATCGCCTCAAGGAGTACGCGCGCGCCGGGAAGGACGCCTTCGCGGCCCCCATCGATCTCATCCGAGACGGGCTCGCGCGAAAGATCGTCGACTCCAAAGAGCGCATTTTCCTCGTGCAGGCGGCCGACGCGGAGCTCGCTGTCGGCGGCTCGTTCGCGGGCTACCCGCTGCTCATCGACAACCATGTCTTGGGCGCGCTCGCCGTGCTGACCGCGAGCCACCTCCACGCCGACTCCCTCGAGGCGCTCTCCTCCATGGCGGACATCGTGACCCTCGGTCTCGACCGGGTTCGCGCCGAGCAAGAGCGCGCCATCCTCTTCGATCGCGAGCTCGCAGCGCGCAGCGAGGTGGAACGGGCGAACCTCACCAAGGATCAATTCCTGGCCACGGTCTCCCACGAGCTACGCACACCGTTGAACGCCATCGCCGGCTGGGTGCATCTTTTGCGCACGGGGGAGCTCTCGACCCCCGAGGTGGAGCACGCGCTCGAGACCATCGAGCGAAACACGCGCGCGCAGACGCAACTGGTCGACGACTTGCTCGACGTGAGCCGGATTGTCTCCGGGAACCTGCGCCTTCAGCTTTCACCGGTCAACCTGGTGTCGGTCATCGATATGGCCAAGGACGCCGTCGCGCCGGCCGCCGAAAAGAAGGACATCGTCCTCGCGACGTCGCTCGATCCCGACGCGGGCCCCGTCCAAGGCGATGCCGACCGGCTGCAGCAGGTGGTCTGGAATCTCCTGACGAACGCGGTGAAGTTCACGCCGCCCAAGGGGCGGGTGGAGGTCTCCCTGCGGGGCGAGGCGTCCTGGGTGAAGATCCGCGTCAAGGACACGGGCATCGGGATCGACGAGGGCTTCCTCCCTCACGTCTTCGAGCGATTCCGCCAGGCGGAGGGGACCTTGGCGCGCAAGCAAGGCGGCCTCGGTCTGGGACTGACCATCGTTCGCCACCTGACCGAGCTGCACGGCGGCACGATCGCGGTCACCAGCAAAGGCGAGGGACAGGGCACGGAGTTCATCGTCTCCCTGCCGGTATCGGAGCAGGCGGGACGTCGCTCGATCTCCAAGCCGCGCTTGCCGTCCGAGCGCCCGAGCCACCCGACGCACCTGGCGGGGCTCAACGTGCTCGTCGTCGACGACGATCCCATCGCGCGGGACCTCATGACGACCCTCCTACGTCACTGGAAGGTCGAGGTGACGTCGGCCTCTTCGGCCCAAGAAGCCATCGATCTTCTGCGCGCCTTGCAGCCCGACGTGCTCATCTCCGACATCGGGATGCCCGGCGAAGACGGCTTGTCGCTCATCCGAAGGGTGCGCGCCCTCCCCGTCGAGCAAGGCGGCTCCACCCCCGCGGTGGCCGTCACGGCCTATGCCCGCAGCGAGGATCGCAAAATGGCCTTGATGGCCGGCTACAACATGCACGTTCCAAAGCCCATCGACGCGGGCGAGCTGGTCCTCGTGGTCGCCAACCTCGCCGGCCGCTCCCACCGAGGCCCCCTCGGCTGA
- a CDS encoding chemotaxis protein CheW — protein sequence MSTSIDLKEFRGAYLAEVGEHLSLSNAKMLEIEDSLKRGQASFRAIRELFRLLHTIKGLSAMVGVDTIVTLAHRMEAILRRADQRTMELSLDAVEPLFHGLRAIQEVVVALSKGRPIDPPSNVLIARLEAVEAHGKPASESPGGERVLDLEPALDAKLARFEREQLINADREGRRVVRIDFVPSPKKAELGFTINSVRERLGSIAEIVKVVPVAVPATEDAPGGLCFVLMLVTLAEDSELAAAVGGPEVQVRPLVHAPPPPAPDPAFSEIPGGSVDDDDLHARNVLRVDVQRVDEAMERLAALIVSRSRLTRVLDDVAQVDGALGRELKSIVEESGRQLRDLRASILRIRTVRFAEILARLPLVVRGLRRSSGKDVTLATDAGDAELDKSVAERLFPALIHLVRNAIDHGIELPDERERSGKPRQGTLTVSATVLANREISVQVSDDGAGVDREAVARQLGGVVPEADDGLLNALCRAGLSTRRVATTGSGRGMGMDIVKKIVVDQLGGTLSLANHPGKGAIFTLRVPLTVAIVDAFVVRLKEDKFVVPVVSVEDIVEVIPGAAVRGATPYGLVALMAWRGTSVPLVELATLFGMTPVADSTAVRHGVIVRRGSERVGFVLDRVLSQQEAVIRPLVDPLVQVPGISGSTDLGDGKSTLVLDLSALAHALLTHGRYGEPN from the coding sequence GTGAGCACCTCGATCGACCTCAAGGAGTTCCGGGGTGCATACCTGGCCGAGGTCGGCGAGCACCTCTCGCTCTCCAACGCGAAGATGCTCGAAATCGAGGATTCGCTCAAACGGGGCCAAGCGAGCTTCCGCGCCATTCGCGAGCTCTTTCGTCTCTTGCACACCATCAAGGGCCTGTCGGCGATGGTCGGCGTCGACACCATCGTTACCCTCGCGCACCGCATGGAGGCCATCCTCCGCCGCGCGGATCAACGAACGATGGAGTTGAGCCTGGACGCCGTCGAGCCTCTTTTCCACGGGCTTCGCGCGATTCAAGAGGTGGTCGTCGCGCTCTCCAAAGGGAGGCCCATCGACCCGCCATCCAATGTGCTGATCGCGCGCCTCGAGGCCGTGGAAGCTCACGGCAAGCCGGCCTCCGAGTCCCCGGGCGGCGAGCGAGTCCTCGATTTGGAGCCCGCCCTCGACGCCAAGCTCGCGCGGTTCGAGCGCGAGCAGCTGATCAACGCCGACCGCGAAGGACGGCGCGTGGTGCGCATCGACTTCGTTCCGTCGCCCAAAAAGGCCGAGCTCGGATTTACCATCAACTCCGTCCGCGAGCGGCTGGGTAGCATCGCGGAGATCGTCAAGGTCGTGCCGGTCGCCGTGCCGGCCACGGAAGATGCGCCGGGAGGGCTCTGCTTCGTCCTGATGCTCGTCACCTTGGCCGAGGACTCCGAGCTGGCGGCCGCGGTGGGCGGGCCCGAGGTCCAAGTCCGCCCGCTCGTCCATGCGCCGCCGCCGCCGGCGCCCGATCCGGCATTCTCGGAGATTCCGGGCGGGTCGGTCGACGATGACGACCTGCACGCGCGCAATGTTCTTCGCGTCGATGTTCAACGCGTGGACGAGGCCATGGAACGGCTCGCGGCGCTCATCGTGTCGCGTTCGCGGCTGACGCGCGTTCTGGACGATGTCGCCCAGGTGGATGGGGCGCTCGGGCGGGAGCTCAAGAGCATCGTGGAGGAGAGCGGGCGGCAGCTTCGCGATCTGCGCGCCTCTATTTTGCGCATTCGAACGGTTCGATTCGCCGAAATTCTGGCCCGCTTGCCGTTGGTGGTGCGCGGGCTTCGCCGCTCGAGCGGTAAAGACGTGACCTTGGCGACGGACGCAGGCGATGCGGAGCTCGACAAATCGGTGGCCGAGCGCCTCTTCCCGGCGCTCATTCATCTGGTGCGCAACGCGATCGATCATGGAATCGAGCTGCCGGATGAACGCGAGCGCAGCGGCAAGCCCCGTCAAGGAACCCTGACCGTGAGCGCTACCGTTTTGGCCAACCGCGAGATCTCCGTGCAGGTGTCCGACGATGGCGCCGGTGTCGATCGCGAGGCGGTCGCGCGCCAGCTCGGTGGCGTGGTCCCCGAGGCCGACGATGGGTTGCTGAACGCCTTGTGCCGGGCGGGACTGTCTACGCGCCGCGTTGCCACGACGGGGAGCGGGCGCGGGATGGGCATGGACATCGTCAAAAAAATCGTGGTCGATCAGCTGGGCGGCACCTTGTCGCTCGCGAACCACCCCGGGAAGGGGGCGATCTTCACGTTGCGCGTGCCGCTCACCGTGGCCATCGTCGACGCGTTCGTGGTCCGACTGAAGGAGGACAAGTTCGTGGTTCCCGTGGTCTCGGTGGAGGATATCGTCGAAGTCATCCCGGGCGCGGCGGTACGGGGTGCCACGCCCTATGGTCTGGTGGCTTTGATGGCATGGCGCGGCACCAGCGTGCCCTTGGTCGAGCTGGCAACGCTCTTCGGCATGACGCCCGTGGCGGATTCCACCGCCGTGCGCCACGGCGTCATCGTCCGTCGCGGCAGCGAGCGCGTGGGGTTCGTGTTGGATCGGGTGCTCTCGCAGCAGGAAGCGGTGATTCGCCCGTTGGTGGATCCGTTGGTCCAGGTCCCCGGTATTTCGGGCTCGACGGATCTCGGAGATGGAAAGTCGACGCTCGTCTTGGACCTGAGCGCGCTCGCACATGCGCTGCTCACGCACGGACGCTATGGGGAGCCGAACTAA
- a CDS encoding pyridoxamine 5'-phosphate oxidase family protein, with protein sequence MNDDLDFDIDEFLTKPLFAHLATASSAGPRESPVWFLWEEGALWLIGNHGDSFPKRLRNEPRCAVGIVDFDLAKGTLRHVGIRGIASIEPLDDQRLYRLLQRYLGADPADWNPSFRSLVIDHLDLMVRIRPESIVARDQSYFSNASPHRYVP encoded by the coding sequence ATGAACGACGACCTCGACTTCGACATTGACGAATTTCTCACCAAGCCGCTGTTCGCGCACCTGGCTACCGCATCATCGGCGGGGCCGCGCGAGAGCCCGGTGTGGTTTCTCTGGGAAGAAGGCGCTTTGTGGCTCATCGGAAACCACGGCGACTCCTTTCCAAAGCGCCTGCGCAACGAGCCCCGCTGCGCGGTCGGCATCGTCGACTTCGATCTCGCAAAGGGCACACTCCGACACGTCGGCATCCGCGGCATCGCATCCATCGAACCTTTGGACGATCAAAGGCTCTATCGGCTGCTCCAACGTTACCTCGGCGCGGATCCGGCGGATTGGAACCCATCGTTCCGCTCCCTCGTCATCGACCACCTCGATTTGATGGTACGCATCCGCCCCGAATCGATTGTCGCGCGCGACCAGTCGTATTTTTCGAATGCGAGCCCGCACCGGTACGTACCCTGA
- a CDS encoding HEAT repeat domain-containing protein, whose amino-acid sequence MNASSRNGLTLSPEDRVRVERVESLVRKGAEAIPSLLEMLADPSWVVRRAVTAALARAGDPAIPGLVRILRARDANEALLAAAVDALASSVGNVTEPLLALTDETEKPATICDVLQVLGRRKATGATARIAALTTHANDNVGISAIEALGRIGGAETVEPLVAAVGRNSFFRTFPAIDALGRTGDPRAIAPLVALLGDPLYAVEAIRALGRTGQSAAVTRLGELVPRSSDAVLRAIAVALIDLVELHETRFGITDDLMERLRELVSVGASVKIRGALVGALASERNAMARVLGWLGDETAILGLLELLDDDSTRATASTALRGLGSSATPYLLQAIRDGDSVTRERLLPLVGHGRVGTEEFASCLTDREPEVRALACEALARLGNTSVVPLIFRLIADSNPRVSQAASAAIHSLGSQETKSLALDEARSPDVRVRRAALRILGYFGYPEGLPILIAAMNDEDERIRESATSGLPLIDDPRALEALIAGTSHPTAKTRAAATRALGQTSAKPEVTASLTQRLEDEDAWVRYYACQALARLKVNAVTERIVSLLDDEAGQVRVAAVEALAQLGNDRAIAALSEAATSNDPDIRRAALTGLGIARHPQALPLIRSALTSSDSATRLVAVAALAEFDVPDVVPLLASAAMDPDEQVRSSAIGFLSTRPGPGATHALIERLADVGTRERVIAALAVAPDQRTEGILAALETADEETCPLLVSALVRMRRAIGIAAVADVLNSQNVLARRAAAAAIASIHTKEMAHTLKRALSDPDHEVRRIAFMAKR is encoded by the coding sequence ATGAATGCCTCGTCGCGCAATGGACTGACGCTCTCGCCGGAAGACCGGGTGCGGGTCGAGCGCGTGGAGAGCCTCGTGCGCAAGGGCGCCGAGGCCATTCCGTCGCTCCTCGAGATGCTCGCCGACCCGAGCTGGGTCGTGCGCCGCGCGGTGACCGCCGCGCTGGCGAGGGCAGGGGATCCGGCCATCCCGGGCTTGGTCCGTATTCTTCGCGCACGCGACGCGAACGAAGCGCTGCTCGCGGCCGCGGTGGACGCGCTCGCGTCGTCGGTCGGAAATGTCACCGAGCCGCTCTTGGCCCTCACGGACGAGACGGAGAAGCCCGCGACGATCTGCGACGTGCTCCAAGTCTTGGGCCGGCGAAAGGCCACCGGCGCGACCGCGCGCATCGCCGCCCTCACCACCCACGCCAACGACAACGTCGGCATCTCCGCCATCGAAGCGCTGGGCCGGATCGGAGGCGCCGAGACGGTCGAGCCGCTGGTCGCCGCCGTCGGGCGAAACTCCTTCTTCCGGACCTTCCCCGCGATCGACGCCCTCGGTCGAACGGGCGATCCGCGCGCCATCGCGCCCTTGGTGGCGCTCTTGGGGGATCCTCTTTACGCGGTGGAGGCCATCCGCGCGCTGGGCCGCACGGGCCAGTCGGCGGCGGTCACCCGCTTGGGCGAGCTCGTTCCCCGCAGCAGCGACGCCGTCCTTCGCGCCATCGCCGTCGCGCTGATCGATCTGGTCGAGCTCCACGAGACGCGCTTCGGGATCACCGACGATCTGATGGAGCGCTTGCGCGAGCTGGTATCGGTGGGCGCCAGCGTCAAGATCCGCGGCGCCCTCGTGGGGGCGCTCGCCTCGGAGCGAAATGCCATGGCCCGCGTGCTGGGATGGCTCGGCGACGAAACCGCCATATTGGGCCTCCTGGAGCTGCTCGACGACGACTCGACGCGGGCGACCGCGTCCACGGCGCTGCGGGGGCTCGGATCGAGCGCCACGCCGTATCTCCTCCAGGCGATCCGCGACGGCGACAGCGTGACGCGCGAGCGGCTCCTCCCGCTGGTCGGGCACGGGCGCGTGGGCACCGAGGAGTTCGCGTCGTGCTTGACCGACCGCGAGCCCGAGGTTCGCGCGCTCGCCTGCGAGGCCTTGGCGCGGCTGGGCAATACGTCCGTGGTCCCGCTGATCTTCCGGCTCATCGCGGACTCGAACCCGCGCGTCTCGCAGGCGGCGTCCGCGGCCATTCACTCGCTGGGCAGTCAGGAGACGAAGTCGCTCGCCCTCGATGAAGCGCGCTCGCCGGACGTCCGCGTTCGCCGCGCGGCCCTGCGCATCTTGGGTTACTTCGGATATCCGGAGGGGCTGCCGATCCTCATCGCGGCCATGAACGACGAGGACGAGCGCATTCGCGAGAGCGCCACCTCCGGGCTCCCCTTGATCGACGATCCGCGGGCCCTCGAGGCGCTCATCGCAGGGACGAGCCACCCCACGGCCAAGACGCGCGCCGCCGCCACCCGGGCGCTGGGACAGACCTCCGCCAAGCCCGAGGTCACCGCGTCCTTGACCCAGCGCCTCGAGGACGAGGACGCGTGGGTCCGCTATTACGCGTGCCAGGCCTTGGCGCGGCTCAAGGTCAACGCCGTCACGGAGCGCATCGTTTCGCTCTTGGACGACGAAGCCGGCCAAGTTCGCGTCGCCGCCGTGGAGGCGCTCGCGCAGCTCGGCAACGATCGCGCGATCGCCGCCCTCTCGGAGGCGGCGACGTCGAACGATCCCGACATCCGTCGCGCCGCGCTCACGGGCCTCGGCATCGCGCGCCACCCGCAGGCGCTGCCCCTCATCCGCAGCGCGCTGACCTCGTCCGACTCCGCCACCCGGCTCGTGGCCGTCGCCGCGCTCGCGGAGTTCGACGTGCCCGACGTCGTTCCGCTCCTGGCGAGTGCCGCCATGGATCCCGACGAGCAAGTTCGGAGCTCGGCCATCGGCTTTCTCTCGACCCGCCCCGGGCCCGGCGCCACCCATGCGCTCATCGAGCGGCTCGCCGACGTGGGCACGCGCGAGCGGGTCATCGCCGCCTTGGCCGTCGCGCCCGATCAGCGGACCGAAGGCATCCTCGCCGCGCTGGAGACGGCGGATGAAGAGACATGCCCCCTGCTCGTGAGCGCCCTCGTCCGCATGCGCCGCGCCATCGGCATCGCCGCCGTGGCCGACGTGCTCAACTCGCAAAACGTTCTGGCGCGCCGCGCGGCCGCCGCGGCCATCGCCAGCATCCACACCAAGGAGATGGCACACACGTTGAAACGGGCGTTGTCGGATCCCGATCACGAGGTGCGGCGCATTGCTTTCATGGCCAAACGATAA
- a CDS encoding methyl-accepting chemotaxis protein: MSSNGHGHARVESSLRALRALVKASQSIEDSVHRIALAGEDVTSDEVDTAMASLVSAVDVVVERARSLTRARKGAGPPQVALEEMASRLHAASRALEETQKETENLARLTDASASAADDVGRASKATGAAADTLAAAVERVRNSTAPSARALSDISARGESNAAAIEEIGTTIEEMSKGIARLASDAQGIGDQISSVASSVGSVEKNLASVSANADETTVAMDEAAATTEELARSIRAVADQAKKLETSMTGARTNVASVAAAVEEVAATAEKNAATVESAAVSIEQVARSAQSAAKNTEEITRLTAGSATTAAQLESSVRAVAQLTEDAKATGDAVSAAAREGGMTVAKSIAGLAKIRQSIVDSAGVMKAMGQRAEEIGDIVATINLIADRTNLLSLNASIEAARAGEHGRGFAVVAEEIRSLADRAATASGEIAKIVRGLQSTARDAIAVSNDASKVAEDGAVLAGAAEGALGTILQGVEQLTGTVRTVARATQEQVLAGQAMSQGMSKVTEQIRDVTNATIEQAQASRTLALGASQMREMAKQTTQAAAEQARAMREIVRTNAEISSNAERIAQGAQEQAGAASQLAKTVLQVRKVTQSTTAALSEQARETAAIGQNARAVATSTQRTLTALSEQAKAAGEAARTLDDIRRQSILSVRAWSEHAKGTSELDKALADVAGSLASLAQSVKEQRETSDKVVQHGEQARRAASSLPQRLGAHAKAASEIAARLATSVSSAEGGNGDVAAEELANAVQEVRMHVREIDGAAARRNRRLQTVVSSVRELAGQAAEMRRASSDAAADVSALDEAKAESGTPEAGGVV, encoded by the coding sequence ATGTCGTCTAATGGGCATGGTCACGCGCGGGTCGAGTCGAGCCTCCGCGCGCTTCGCGCGTTGGTCAAAGCGTCGCAGTCCATCGAGGACTCGGTGCACCGCATCGCGCTGGCCGGAGAAGACGTGACCTCGGACGAGGTGGACACCGCCATGGCGTCGCTCGTCTCCGCGGTCGACGTGGTGGTGGAGCGCGCGCGGTCGCTGACGCGCGCTCGAAAGGGCGCGGGCCCGCCCCAGGTCGCGCTGGAGGAGATGGCGTCACGCCTCCACGCTGCGTCGCGCGCGCTGGAGGAGACGCAGAAGGAGACCGAGAACCTGGCGCGCCTGACGGACGCTTCGGCCAGCGCCGCCGACGACGTGGGTCGCGCGAGCAAGGCCACGGGCGCCGCCGCCGACACCCTCGCGGCCGCCGTGGAGCGGGTCCGCAACTCGACCGCTCCGAGCGCGCGCGCCCTCTCGGACATCAGCGCGCGCGGCGAGTCGAACGCGGCCGCGATCGAAGAGATTGGCACCACCATCGAGGAGATGTCCAAGGGCATCGCCCGCCTGGCCTCCGACGCGCAGGGCATCGGCGACCAGATTTCGAGCGTGGCCAGCTCCGTCGGCTCCGTGGAGAAGAACCTCGCCTCCGTGTCGGCGAACGCCGATGAGACCACGGTGGCCATGGATGAAGCCGCGGCCACGACGGAGGAGCTCGCGCGGTCCATTCGCGCGGTGGCGGATCAGGCCAAGAAGCTCGAAACGTCGATGACGGGGGCCCGCACCAATGTGGCGTCGGTGGCGGCCGCGGTGGAAGAGGTCGCCGCCACCGCCGAAAAGAACGCGGCCACCGTGGAGTCTGCGGCGGTTTCCATCGAACAAGTCGCGCGCTCGGCGCAGAGCGCGGCCAAGAACACCGAGGAGATCACCCGCTTGACGGCGGGCAGCGCGACCACGGCCGCGCAGCTGGAGTCGAGCGTGCGCGCCGTCGCGCAGCTGACGGAGGACGCGAAGGCGACCGGTGATGCCGTGTCGGCGGCCGCGCGCGAGGGCGGGATGACGGTGGCCAAGTCGATCGCCGGCCTGGCGAAGATTCGCCAGTCCATCGTCGACTCCGCGGGCGTCATGAAGGCCATGGGCCAGCGCGCCGAGGAGATCGGCGACATCGTGGCCACCATCAATTTGATCGCCGACCGGACGAACCTCCTGTCGTTGAACGCGAGCATCGAGGCGGCGCGGGCCGGGGAGCACGGGCGCGGGTTCGCGGTGGTCGCCGAGGAGATTCGCTCGCTGGCCGATCGCGCTGCGACGGCCAGCGGGGAGATCGCCAAAATCGTCCGCGGGCTCCAGTCCACCGCGCGCGACGCCATCGCCGTGTCCAACGACGCCTCCAAGGTCGCCGAAGACGGCGCCGTTCTCGCCGGGGCGGCGGAGGGCGCGCTGGGCACCATCCTGCAAGGCGTCGAGCAGCTCACCGGCACCGTGCGGACGGTGGCGCGCGCGACGCAGGAGCAGGTGCTCGCCGGCCAAGCGATGAGCCAGGGCATGTCCAAGGTCACGGAGCAGATTCGGGACGTCACCAACGCCACCATCGAGCAGGCGCAGGCCTCGCGGACCCTCGCCCTCGGCGCCTCGCAGATGCGCGAAATGGCCAAGCAGACGACCCAAGCCGCCGCGGAGCAGGCGCGCGCGATGCGCGAAATCGTACGAACCAACGCCGAGATCTCGAGCAACGCCGAGCGCATCGCGCAGGGCGCGCAAGAGCAGGCGGGGGCCGCCTCCCAGCTCGCGAAGACCGTCCTCCAGGTGCGAAAGGTCACGCAGAGCACGACGGCGGCGCTGAGCGAGCAAGCGCGGGAGACCGCCGCGATCGGGCAAAACGCGCGCGCGGTGGCGACATCGACGCAGCGCACCCTCACGGCGCTCTCCGAGCAGGCCAAGGCCGCGGGCGAGGCCGCGCGAACCTTGGACGACATCCGCCGGCAGAGCATCCTCTCGGTGCGGGCGTGGAGCGAGCACGCGAAGGGGACGTCGGAGCTCGACAAAGCGCTGGCCGACGTCGCAGGCTCGCTCGCGTCGCTCGCCCAGTCCGTGAAGGAGCAGCGCGAGACGTCGGACAAGGTGGTGCAGCACGGCGAGCAAGCGCGTCGCGCGGCGTCGTCGCTGCCGCAGCGCCTCGGCGCGCACGCCAAGGCCGCGAGCGAGATCGCGGCGCGTCTCGCGACGAGCGTGTCATCCGCGGAGGGCGGCAACGGCGATGTGGCGGCCGAAGAGCTGGCGAACGCGGTGCAGGAGGTTCGCATGCATGTTCGGGAAATCGACGGCGCGGCGGCGCGGCGCAACCGGCGGCTGCAGACGGTGGTGTCGAGCGTCCGCGAGCTCGCGGGGCAGGCGGCCGAAATGCGCCGCGCCAGCTCCGACGCCGCGGCGGACGTGAGCGCGCTGGACGAGGCGAAGGCGGAGAGCGGTACGCCCGAAGCAGGGGGCGTCGTATGA
- a CDS encoding response regulator, with product MPNALIVDDSKVMRDMIIACLRPLAGLSPTEATSGLDAIEQLSLQRFDLLVLDLNMPDIGGLEVIEFVRAQDKLRELPILVVTTRDDQNSRTRILSAGASQYLTKPFTPAEILSAVQGLLPDGKATG from the coding sequence GTGCCCAACGCGCTCATCGTCGATGACAGCAAGGTGATGAGGGACATGATCATCGCTTGCTTGCGGCCGCTCGCCGGCTTGTCGCCCACCGAGGCGACCAGCGGTCTCGATGCGATCGAGCAGCTCTCTTTGCAGCGGTTCGATTTGCTCGTGCTCGATTTGAACATGCCCGACATCGGTGGGCTGGAGGTCATCGAGTTCGTGCGCGCGCAAGACAAATTGCGCGAGCTACCTATTTTGGTGGTGACCACGCGCGACGATCAAAACTCCCGTACGCGGATTCTGTCGGCCGGGGCCTCGCAGTACCTCACGAAGCCGTTCACCCCCGCCGAAATTCTCTCCGCCGTGCAGGGCTTGCTGCCCGACGGCAAGGCGACCGGGTGA